The genomic interval GCGTTGCTGGAGGCGTTGAGATGGCGGACGCCCATGTCCCACTGCTTGATCTCGCGGGTGCGGCGCAGCACGAACTCGTTCACGATCACGGACGTGGTCTTGCGTGAGGCGAGCCAGCCGTACACCGAGTCGTCCCAGTAGATGAAGAAGCGGGGATCAGGGAGGCCGATCTCGCGCACGATGTCGCGGTGGATGAACATGCCCTCGAAGCATCCCGAGTTCATGATGCGGTAGCCCGATTCGTCGAAGCCCGCCGGTGCGAAAGGAATCGGGATGCCGAGAGGGATCGAGAGGCGGTACTGCCAGTAGAACTCGCTTCCGTCGTAGTCGTACCTGCGGCCCTGGATGCTCTTGAAGCGCGGCGCCCACGCCCCCATCCGTGCCAGGCCGTCCGGCGTGACCTCGACGTCGTCGTCCATCAGCCACATCCAGATGGATCCGAGCTCGTAGGCGACGCGCATCCCCTCGCTGAACCCTCCCGACCCGCCGGTGTTCTCATCGAGTCGCCGGTAGACGAGTTCGCTGCCGAGCGATTCGCGGAACGTCTCGACGACCGCGGTGGTGTCATCCACCGAAGCGTTGTCGATCACCACGACGTGGCCGGGTTTGGGATCCATCTCACGGATGCTGGTGAGCAGCCGTGACAGGAGGCCGGAGCGGTTGTAGGTGACGATCGTGATGGTCGCCGAGGCGGGGTCGAACGTCGCTCCGCCGGTGAGCGACTCTGCCGCGGGATCGGGATGAATGGTGCTCACGACGACTCCTCGAACGTCCGCTGCCATTGTGACAGTGAAGTCAGCTCCGGCGCCGCGGAGCGATAGCGTGCCGCGAGCTTCGGCCACTCGCGGCGCAGTCGCCGGTGCAGTCGAACGCTCTCCACCAGCATCCGGCGGAACTGCGCGCGATCGCGCGTGTAGACGTTCTTGCCGGAGCCGTCTGCGGCGCTCACCAGGGCGCTGTCGTAGACCGGTACCCGCCACCAGTGCGCATCGCTCTTGCCGAACTCGACCTCGGGCTGCGCGACGTTCTCGGGGCGGGGGGTGTGGAACCAGTGCGAGACGAGGGTCGTCACGGTGAACCACCGCAGGCGCATGCCCGACGGATTGTCGAGCTCGTGGACGGAGAGACGCTTGAACACCGCGCGGCCTCGCCGCGATCGCAGCGGCACGCCGGAGTCCTTCTGAACGACGGTCTCGGGGAACTTTGCCGCCAGGGATCTGGCCCACGGCATGGCTGTTGCGAGGTTCTCGCGCATGTGGGCGGGGCCCGAGAGGATGTCGTGCAGGGCGCGATGCCGGAGCGCGACGGGGTAGTACTGCATCATCATGAGGTGCTTGAGGTCGACGCGGCGGCTGTGCCGCATCAGCGTGCCCCCGCCCGGGGCGTTGGAGTGGAGCAGTCCGGCCACGATCCGATTGCGGGCGTGGAAATACGCCTGCCAGTCGATGGTGTCGTCCTTGCCGACCCACGACACGTGCCAGAGAGCCACCCCGGGGACGGAGACCGTGGGGAAGCCGGCCTCACCAGCGCGGAGGCAGAATTCGGCATCATCCCACTTGATGAACGCGGGCAGCGCCAGGCCCACCTCCCTGATCACCGCGAGAGGGATGAGGCACATCCACCATCCGTTGTAGTCCGCGTCCAGTCGCATGTGCAGCATGGGGCTCTGGCGGAGGTTCGCGACGCTGAAGTCGTGCGGGAGCTTCTCCTGGTACAGGGCGCGCCACATGAACGGCTCCTCATCGACGACCTCCGCCCAGGCGTGCAGCTTCGGACGGTCGAGAAGGTCGAACATGTGGGCGCCCACGATGGTGGGAACGCTGGCGTACTGCCCGAAGACGATCGAGCGCCGCACCGATTCGGGCTCGATGCGCACATCGTCGTCGAGGAGCTGCACGAACTCGCTGTCGGGACGCGCGAGCGTCTCGGTCATCGCCCGTGCGAACCCACCGGAGCCGCCGAGGTTGGGCTGCGTGATGACGTGCAGGGTGTCGCCGAGAGAGGCCGCCACCTCGGGGAACTCGGGTTCCGCGTCGACGCGCCGGTCGCCCTGGTCGATGAGGAAGATGCGGTCGACCAGTTCGAGCACATCCGTCGCCTCCGCGAGGCTCGCCAGGGTCTCGATGCAGTAGTCGGGCTTGTTGTAGGTGGTGATCCCGATGGAGGCCTTGCCCGGCCGGCCGGGCTCGTGCTCAGTCGTCCACTCCGCACCCTCGAACACGGCGTTCTTCTCATCGGCGACGATGTCGAACCAGATGAAGCCGCCGTCGCTGTACTGATCGAGCGTCAGCGCGAAGCTCGATGAGACGGCGCCATCCACTTCGCGGGTCTCGATGCGCTGCCGCACACCCGATCCGTTCGAGCGGTACAGCAGGATCGTGGCGGGGCCGACGGTGCGTACGGTGAGCGTGACCTGCCTGACAGGTGTCCAGTGCTGCCAGTATGCGGCGGGGAACGCGTTGAAATACGTACCGAACGAGACTCGGCGACCCGCGAGGATCCGCGCCGACGTTCGGCCGAGGATGTTGCCGATGTGCGCCCGGCTCGACACCCGCACCGCCTCATCGTCGATGACCGACCAGATCTCGGGATCGACATACAGCGGCAGAAGGTCGGGATCGCGATCAGTGGGGAAGACGGCGTTCTGAAGGATGTGGGTCACGTGGAGAACTCCCGTTTTGCAGGCAGGCGCCGAGGCGTCGGGCCGAGAGGAAAGCTTACCCTGCGCGTCCTGGGAGACCCTGATCGCGCGGCAGTTCGGTGATTCCGTCGCCGGGGCCGCCGTCGTCCCGTCCGATCCGCTCCCGCCATGAGCGGGATTGACCCGCGCGCACCGCGAGGATCACGAGGAGCAGCCACCCCAGACCGGTGAGGGTGAAGCTCTCGAACATCGAGTCGACGAGGAGGGCGACCAGCATGAGCGGGGTCCACGCGTAGATGACCGATCGTCGCTCCGAGGCATCCAGCCATGACCGCACCAGGGCGACGCCGGCGAACGCGAGGAACAGGATGAGGCCGAGCCAGCCGAGTTGGAGGAGCACGTCGTAGTAGGCGTTCAGGCCGGTCGCGTGAGACGAGCCGAGCACGAAATTGATCCCGTTGAAGGGATACTTCTCCTGGTTCCAGGGGCCGAACCATCCCCATCCCTGCACGGGACGGACTCGGACGAACTCGAGCATCTTCAGCCATAGGTTGACGCGCATCGAGAAGTCCGTGCCCGCGCCCAACCACGCGATGATCGCATACCGCTGTGCATAGCCGACCACCGCGGCGACCACGACGAGGGCCCCCAGCCCCCACTGCAGGGGCGCCCTGTTCTCGGGGCGTGCGTGACGCACGAGAGCGAGTGCAGCCACCGCGGCGCCGACCCCGAAGGCGAGCACGAGGACGGTCGGCGAGTCGCTGAGCGTCGCCATCCCTCCCGCGAGCAGCACCGATGCGAAGGCGGTGCCAGGACGGACCGACTGGGTGCGGTACTCGATGAGGAAGGTGATGAGCGCGAGGACGGCGACGAACCCGAGCAGATTGCGCGTGCCGAAGATGCCCTGGATCGGCCCGAGCTGGGCGAGGTTGCCCTGTACGCCGAGAAACCGGATCGGGGTGTCCAGCAGGACGCCCGACAGCACCTCGACACCCAGCGAGATGCCGAGCAGCACGCGGAGGACGTCGCCGAGTGCCCTCGCCGTCTGCAGCGTGTCGCGGACGTGTCCGATGACGACGGCGAGGAAGGCCAGCGCCGCGGCCGAGATCCATCCCCAGAACGAACTGGGCACGTCGAAGCTCCAGAAGATGCTGACGAGCGCCCAGCCGAGGAAGATCAGCAGCGTCGACGGCACGAGGCGGACGAAGGTGATCTCCTGGCGTCTGGAGATGAGCACGCCGACGCCCAGCAGGCACAGCGATGCGAGGATCGTGACGTAGGTGATGCGTCCCGCGATCCGCTCGATCGCGAACGACGAGAACACCGCCCCGAGGACGACGAGGGTGTAAGCGCGCGCGAACGACGCCGAAGCGAGCAGCGTACTCAGCCAGCTCGGCTGAGACGCACGCCGCGGGACGGATGTCACGGCACCTGCTTGGTCAGCTCGCCGCGCTCGATGGCGACGCTCTGCTCGGCCGGACCCACGCCGACGTGCGGGGACTGTTTGATCTTGTATCCGAAGAGCACCAGCAGCAGCCAGCCCCAGCCGAGGAGCGGCGAGGACTCCGCAAGCCCCTGCACGAGCAGGATGGCGATCGTGAGAGTCGGCAGGAGGCTGAGCGGCGAGTAGGGACGGTCCTCACGCAGGTCCCAGCGAGGGCGATCCACCGCGAAGAACCACGATCGCCAGGTCGCGGCCAGATAGGTGAGACCCATGATCACGAGTCCGATGATGCCGAGCTGCAGGAAGACGTCCACCCACATGTTGTGCGCCTGCATGACGGTCTGGTCGTGGTCGATGATCCAGCCGTCGAACGCCGGATCCCAGGGCACCCAGGGCGTCGCGTACCCCCAGCCGACAACAGGGCGCTGGGCCGCGCGCTCGAGCACCGCCGCCCAGATGCTCTCGCGGCCGGTGAGGTCGGAGCTGCGGCCGAGCGCTGTGAAGATCTCGCCGCGCAGCAGCCAGAGGGTCACCGCACCGCCGAGGGCGATCACGGCGTAGCCGACGTAGTACTTGGTGCGTTCGCCGGGCCGGCGCGCGCGCCGCATGAGGAGCACCGTGACCAGCACGATGGCCACGCCCACCGCGGCGACGTACGCGGTCGCGGACGAGGCGCGGAAGAAGAGGAACGCCGAGAGGGCGATCCAGCCGGCGAGCAGTGTGCGCCGCGGTGCTCCGGCGGCGTAGCGGATCGCGAAGACGACGGTGGCGAGCAATGCCACCGGGCCGAGCAGATTCGCGCTGCCCATGATGCCCTGGATGCGCTCGCCCCAGTCGAAGAGATTGTTCCGCGACCAGTACTCGATCGGGTCGTCCGCCTTCTCCACGACGAATCCCGGCAGGATCGGGGCGCCGACGAAGACCGACACCCACAGTTCGAACACGAGCGACAAGCCCAGGGCCCACTTCAGGGCGGATGCGAGGGCGCGGACCACCTCGCGCCACGTCAGGACGCTGCCGATGAAGAGCGCCTGGATGGTCGTGATGTACAGCAGCAGCAGGGTCAGGGCCGTGGACGACACCCACGCCGACCACAGCAGCGACAGCGTCGCCCAAAGGACGTATGCGACCACGAACCACGGCAGTCGGCGCCATTGCACGGGTGGCCGGATGACGATCCACAGCACGATCGAGAGCACGCCCCCGCCGATGGTGATGACCGTGGTGGCCGGGGTGCCGAAAGCGTTGACCCAGGCTGTTCCCGACAGGGCCATGAAGAGCACGAAGATGCACCACGCGCGCATCATGAGGTGACCCGTCGTCTCACGGACCGGGGCGGCCGGCGGTGCCGATGCCGGGTGCTTGGAGTAGGCGGCCATCGCTCACAGGGTACTCGGTGGCGCTGCGACTCTAGGCTGAGGGCATGCTGCTTGACCTGTCGAACGAACCTCGCGATTACGACTGGGGATCCACCGAGCTGCTCGCACAGCTGACCGGCCGGACTCCTTCGGGCCGCCCGGAAGCCGAGGTGTGGTTCGGCGATCATCCCGGTGACCCGGCCACGATCCCCGACGGGCGCTCGCTCGATGCGTGGATCGCCGACGAGGGCGCGCGCTTCGGAGTGCCCGATCACCTGCCCTATCTGCTGAAGCTGCTGGCCGCGGCATCCCCCCTCTCGATCCAGGTCCACCCGTCCAAGGCGCAGGCCGAGGTCGGGTTCGAGCGTGAGGAGTCGGCGGGCATCCCGCGCGACGCGGCCGAGCGCACCTACCGTGACGCGAACCACAAGCCCGAGCTGATCGTCGCGGTGAGCGAGACGTTCCGGGCCCTGGCGGGGCTCCGCGAACTGGATGCCACCCGCCGGCTGGTGGGACGGCTGGGGGCCGGCGCGCGCGAACTGGCAGAGCGCCTGAGCGCGCCGGATGCTGCCCTCGACGCAGTCCTGGAGTGGGTCCTGTCGGAGGACGGGCGGACGGCGGCGCCTGGTCTCATCGCCGCAGCATCCCAGGGTCGATCGGACGAGTTCGCGGCGGAACTCGACCTGGTGCGAGAGCTGGATTCCGCATACCCGGGGGACCCTGGCGTCATCGTGGCCCTCCTCATGAACCTCGTGACGATCCCGCGCGGCGTGGGGCTGTTCGTCCCCGCAGGGGTCCTCCACGCCTACCTCAGCGGTCTGGGCGTCGAGCTGATGGCTGCGAGCGACAACGTGCTGCGCGGCGGCCTCACTCCCAAGCACATCGATGTGGCCGAGCTGCTGGCCGTGCTGGATCCGACGCCCGGACCCGTTGCGCTCCTGCACGCCGATGAGATCGGCGAGGGACTCGCAAGATACGCAGTGCCGGTCGGCGACTTCACCCTGCTCGTCGCGCGGGTCACCGCCGGCTCGCCCGTCTCGGTGCCGATCGACGGCGTCGGCATCGCCCTTGCCACAGTCGGCGAAGTATCTCTCGAGGGCGGGTTGCAGACATCGGTCGTGCTCCGCCCGGGAGCCGCCGTGCTCGTGACGCCCGACGAGGGCGCGCTCCGCATCGAGGGGGACGGGGAGGTCTTCATCGCTCTGCCCGGTGCGCGGCCGACGGTTTCGCGCTGAGCGTTATCGGGATGCGACACGCCGTCGGCGCGTCGTGAAGGTTCAAGAGGTGGTTGAGGCTTTAGTATCTGCGACTTGACCGCGGCGAACTACACGGGTGTAATTACCAGTACACGCTGACCTGCGTGCAGGGGGCTCACGGGGGGAGAACGACATGACGGCATCGCAATACCGATCGGGCGTTCCCGACAATTGGTTCGTCGATCCGGTCAACCTGGGTGTCCCAGGGGTCCGCCGACCTCTCGAGGTCGAAGACGGCAATCCGCTGTCGTGGCAGACCGACGCGCTGTGCTCGCAGACCGACCCCGAGGCGTTCTTCCCCGAGAAGGGCGGCTCGACGCGCGATGCCAAGCGCATCTGCTCGTCGTGCGACGTCCGCGGCGAGTGCCTCGAGTACGCGCTGCAGAACGACGAGCGGTTCGGCATCTGGGGCGGGCTCAGCGAGCGCGAGCGCCGCAAGCTCAAGCGCCACGCCAGCTGACCAGGCGCGCTGCCGCGAGGGCCATCCGATCTCGCACCCGCGGCGCGTACACCGCAGGGTGCCCCGCGCCCGCGCCTAGGCTGACCACGTCATGCCGCCCCGAGTCCACGCCATCCTCGTCGCGCGCCCCGACGGCCGCACCCCCGCAGCTTTCCACCTGCGGCGGACGCTCGCAGCCCTGGCGGATCAGACGCGACCCGTCGATGTCCTGACGATCGTGCTCTGCGGCGACGACGCACGAGTCGCCGAAGTCGCTGCGGCGTCGGGCGCCGAGTCGGTCGTGAATGCCCCGGCCGCGACGGGTTTCGCCGCGGCGATCAACCTCGTCGCGCCCCGCTTGGACGGCGACGCGGTGTGGCTGCTCGCCCAGGACACGGCACCGGAGCCGGACGCGCTGAGCCGCCTGACCGGGTCGCTCGAGCTCTCACCGTCGGTCGCGTTCGTGGCGCCCAAGCTGGTGCGGTGGGATGACCGCACTGAGATCGTCTCGCTGGGGCTCTCCATGACCCGATTCGGCCGGACGGCGCCGCTCGCCGACGGCGAGCTCGATCAGGGGCAGCACGATGCCCGAGAGGACGTGCTCGGGGCAGACGTCCGCGGCATCCTCGCCCGCTCCGACGCGTGGCGCGATCTGGGCGGACTCGACCCCGCCCTGATCGGCGCCGACGAAGGCCTCGACCTCGGGGTCCGGGCGCGTCTCTCGGACGCCCGCGTGACGCTCGTCCCGACGGCGATCGTCGCCGTCGCCGGCGACGGAGTCGCGAGTCTTCCCACTCCGCTCACGGCGCAGCGGCGACGCCGCCGCGCGTATGCGACAAGGACGGCACAGCTGCATCGCCGCCTCGTCTACGCGCCGGCGTTCACGGTGCCCCTGCACTGGCTGTCGATCCTCCCGCTCGCGGTCTGGCGCTCGATCGGACAGCTCGTGCGCAAGGAGCCGGGCCTCATCGGGCCAGAGTGGGCAGCGTCGGTCGTGGCGCTCGTGCGGATCGGCGCCGTGGCACGCGCCCGGCGCCGCATCTCCAGGACGCGGCGCGCAGGCTGGGCCCAGCTCGCACCGCTCCGCACCAGCTGGTCGGCGATCCGGCACTCGCTCGACGACGAGCCCGACGAGGCACCGGGCGGATATCGCCGCAGCGACCTGCGCTTCTTCTCCGGCGGCGGGGCATGGCTCGTCCTGGGTGCACTCGCGGCGTCCGTGGCCGCGTTCCCTGCTCTGCTCGCGTGGCCGGTGCTGGGCGGGGGAGCACTGCAACCGCTCCGGGCCACGGTGTCGCAGCTGTGGGCGGATGCCGCGTACGGTCAGCGTGCGCTGGGCATCGACACGATCGGCCCTGCCGACCCGTTCGCCGCGGTCGTCGCGGTTCTCGGCTCGCTGTCTCCGTGGGAGCCCTCGCGGGCGATCGTGCTGCTGTGGGTGCTCGCGCTCCCGCTCGCGGCCCTCGGCGGGTGGTTCGCCGCCACCCGGGTCACCGAGCGCTCCGGCCTCCGCCTCACGGGGGGCATCGTCTGGGCGCTCGCGCCGACGCTGCTGGCCGCCCTGACACAGGGCCGTCCCGCGGCTGTGATCGCACATCTCCTCCTGCCGTGGCTCTTCTACGCCGGCGCCGTCGCCCACAGGTCGTGGTCCGCTGCCGGCGCGGCATCCCTCCTGCTCGTCGCTGTGATCGCCGCGGCGCCGTCGCTCGCTCCCGCGCTCGTGGTGCTGTGGGCGGGCGCCATCGTCCTCGCCGTCGTGCTGCGCGCCGGCGCCGGCCTCGCGCGACTGGTCTGGTGCGTCATCCCAGCCGTCGTCTTCGCGGTGCCGCTGGTCTGGCATGCCGTCTCGTCTCGCGATGTGTGGGGCCTCATCGCCGACCCCGGGGTGCCGTGGCTCGGCCCACAGGTCGCCGCCGACAGCGCGGGCCGTGCCCTGCTCGCCGCCGGGATCCCCACGCCCGACCTGGCGGGGTGGAGCGTGATCTTGCCCGAGGGGCCGACGTGGTGGGTTCCCCTGCTCTCGGCGCCTCTCGCGCTGCTCGCACTCGTCGCACCCCTCACGCAACGGTGGGCAGCCGGCATCGCCATGCTCGTGGTCGCAGCGCTCGGTCTGGCCACGGCGTTCGCCGCCGTGGGCGTCTGGGTGCTCTTCGCCCAGTCGACCGCGGTGCCGTTGTGGCCGGGCACCGGGCTGAGCCTGGCATGGCTCGGAGTGCTCGGCGGCGCGCTCGTGGCCCTCGACGCGGGGCTCGCACCCCGCCTGCGATTCGCGAGGATCCTCGCAGCGGCCGGGGTGTGCGTGTGCATCGTCGTGCTGGCGGCACCAGCACTGACCTCGATGGCCCGCGGTGTGATACTCATCACCAACGGACCGGACAGCAGTCTTCCGGCGTACGTTGCGGCCGAGGGCCGCGACTCCGAGGTGGGCACGATCGTGCTGACGCCGCAGGATTCCGGTGGTGTCTCGTCGCAGGTCGTGTGGGGCGGCAGCGAGACACTGGGCGGGCAGTCGACGATCATCTCGACCGCGACCCACCCCACTCCGCAGGACGTCGAGCTCGCCAACATGACGGCCGACCTGGTGAGCGGCTCTGCCGACGATGTGGTCGCCGAACTCGCCGATGACGGCATCCGCTTCGTCCTGCTCGCGCCCGCAGCGCCGCCGGAATCGGATGCGGCGCGCGCGATGCGGCTGGCGGGATCGACCGCACTCGATCAGCGCGACACGCTCGACGCGGTAGGGGACACCGCGAAAGGGTCGCTCTGGCGGGTGACGACCGACGTGTCCGACAGGCCCGCCGTCGCCGCCGACGTCGCGAACATCGCGCGCTCCATCGCCCTGGCCGACGTGCTCGTCGTGGGGATCGCGCTTCTGCTCGCCCTCCCGACGTCCGCCTCCCGCCGCGCCGCCCGCCGCACGCCGCGGATCGTCGGACCGCACTGGAGGGAGGGGCGATGAGCGATCGGCGCGTGTTCCGCTGGGCGACCACGAGTGCCCGGATCCTCGCGGCGACCGTCGCGTCGGCCGTCGCCGTCGTCGCCGTCGTCACGGCGGTGTCGCTGCCATGGCCGACGGTGGTCCGCGAGCCGGTTCGCCTGTCGGCGACGCCCGCGCCGGCGGCGACCGTCATCGCGTGCGACGGCGGACTGCTCGCAGTCGGACGCAATCCCGAGGATGCCGCGCAGATCGCCGAGGCGACCACCCAGCAGCTCACGACGGGCGTCGCCGAAGGTGCGCCGGCTCCCGAAGAGACGCGTCTCACCGCCCCGGAGCTCTCGAGTGGTGAAGGCGCCGCCGTGTTCACCGCCCCACCCCAGGGCCGCGCGCGGACGGATGTCGCGGCCTCCGGGTCGTCGTCGGTCGTTGCCGACGACATCGCCGGCTTCGCGGCATCCGCGTGCCGCCCCGCGCTGATGGAGTCGTGGCTCGTCGGCGGGTCGGCCGCGACGGGAGCCGCCGACATCGTCGTGCTCTCGAACCCCGGCGCGGTGCCCGCGACGGTGCAGCTGACGACGTACGGCGCGAGCGGCGCGTTGGCGCCGGAGGGGGGCGCCGACGTGGTCGTGGCCCCCGGCACTCAGCGATTCGTCCCTCTTGCCGGACTCGTGCTCGGCGAGGCCGCACCCGTGATCAGGGTCTCGGCGGTCGGCGCCCCGGTACGCGCCTCGCTGCAGGCGAGCATCACGCGGACGCTCACGCCGGGCGGTGTGGATCAGGTCGGCGCCGTGCCCGCGCCGGAGGCTGCGCAGACGATTGCGGGCGTGACCGTGACCACCAGCGCCGCGCCGGGTGAATCCGATGCCACGACGGTGCTGCGCGTGCTGTCGCCGGCCGTCGCGGCGACAGCGACGGTGACGGTGACCGAGGTCGGTTCGTCGGAACCCGCCATCGCACCGCAGGCTCTTCCGCTCGCGGCTGCCCAGCCCGCCGAGCTCGAGCTCGGCGGGCTTCCGGCCGGCACCTACATCGTCGACGTGACAGCCGACCAGCCGGTCGTCTCGGCGGTCTGGCAGACCACCGGCTTCGATGAGGGCTCCGATTTCGCCTGGTACGAGGCGTCGCCCTCTGTGACGGTGCCGAGCCTCTTCGCGACGCCGCCGGGACCGCCGCCGCTTCTCACGCTCGTGAACCCGTCGAGCGATCCGGCAGTCGTGTCGCTCACGTCGCAGGATCAGTCGTTCCGGCTCGAGGTGACGGTTCCGGCGCTCGGCTCAACGCCGGTGCGACTGGCGCCCGACGAGGTCTATTCGTTCGCACCCGATGCCAGCGGCATCCGTGCCGGGCTCTCCCTCACGTCGGACAGCGGGCTGGCGGGCTTCCCGCTGTGGCCGGCGGATGCCGCTGCCCCGCCGATCGTCGTATACCCGTAGCCGCGCCCACCCGTCCTTCCGACGGTTCGGCCGCCGGGCGATTCAGAAGAACCGGAAGCGCTCGGGACCGAGATCCCAGGGGTCGCGATCGAGGTACTCGGCCGCGGCACGGAACACGCAGCCCTCGATCATCATGCGGCGGTGCAGGTCGTCGTTGCGATGCAGGTGGCTGAGACGCTCGATGGGCAGCCGGTACAGGATGATGCGCTTCTCGTCCGAGAGCACCGTCCAGCGGGGGATGCCGTCATCGTCGGTTGCGCCCGGCATGTCGGCGATCTCGAAGCTGACGTCGCGCAGTTCCGACCATGCCGATCGCAGGAACTCAGCCGCCGTCCCGACGGCGAGGTCGAACCGGTCCACCCGCGTGTCGAGCGGTGGCAGGGGCGGTCTCACGACCGGGCTGCGCCCCTCGCGTCCGTGCCGGCCGTGCCGGGAGCGGCGAGCGGGCGCGGGCTCCGTGCTCCGGGTGCGCCGCCATGCCATGGCACCATCCTACGGGCGGCTCGGCGCGGCAT from Microbacterium pumilum carries:
- a CDS encoding glycosyltransferase, producing the protein MSTIHPDPAAESLTGGATFDPASATITIVTYNRSGLLSRLLTSIREMDPKPGHVVVIDNASVDDTTAVVETFRESLGSELVYRRLDENTGGSGGFSEGMRVAYELGSIWMWLMDDDVEVTPDGLARMGAWAPRFKSIQGRRYDYDGSEFYWQYRLSIPLGIPIPFAPAGFDESGYRIMNSGCFEGMFIHRDIVREIGLPDPRFFIYWDDSVYGWLASRKTTSVIVNEFVLRRTREIKQWDMGVRHLNASSNAYRYYIMRNRGFMKHYFAEHGSYRPLAFSLGSLLTFGKELVRLLFVERTVRGTSNLWRGVRDGHKIAKDASWRPMPALQEPQR
- a CDS encoding O-antigen ligase family protein, whose protein sequence is MTSVPRRASQPSWLSTLLASASFARAYTLVVLGAVFSSFAIERIAGRITYVTILASLCLLGVGVLISRRQEITFVRLVPSTLLIFLGWALVSIFWSFDVPSSFWGWISAAALAFLAVVIGHVRDTLQTARALGDVLRVLLGISLGVEVLSGVLLDTPIRFLGVQGNLAQLGPIQGIFGTRNLLGFVAVLALITFLIEYRTQSVRPGTAFASVLLAGGMATLSDSPTVLVLAFGVGAAVAALALVRHARPENRAPLQWGLGALVVVAAVVGYAQRYAIIAWLGAGTDFSMRVNLWLKMLEFVRVRPVQGWGWFGPWNQEKYPFNGINFVLGSSHATGLNAYYDVLLQLGWLGLILFLAFAGVALVRSWLDASERRSVIYAWTPLMLVALLVDSMFESFTLTGLGWLLLVILAVRAGQSRSWRERIGRDDGGPGDGITELPRDQGLPGRAG
- the manA gene encoding mannose-6-phosphate isomerase, class I yields the protein MLLDLSNEPRDYDWGSTELLAQLTGRTPSGRPEAEVWFGDHPGDPATIPDGRSLDAWIADEGARFGVPDHLPYLLKLLAAASPLSIQVHPSKAQAEVGFEREESAGIPRDAAERTYRDANHKPELIVAVSETFRALAGLRELDATRRLVGRLGAGARELAERLSAPDAALDAVLEWVLSEDGRTAAPGLIAAASQGRSDEFAAELDLVRELDSAYPGDPGVIVALLMNLVTIPRGVGLFVPAGVLHAYLSGLGVELMAASDNVLRGGLTPKHIDVAELLAVLDPTPGPVALLHADEIGEGLARYAVPVGDFTLLVARVTAGSPVSVPIDGVGIALATVGEVSLEGGLQTSVVLRPGAAVLVTPDEGALRIEGDGEVFIALPGARPTVSR
- a CDS encoding O-antigen ligase family protein codes for the protein MAAYSKHPASAPPAAPVRETTGHLMMRAWCIFVLFMALSGTAWVNAFGTPATTVITIGGGVLSIVLWIVIRPPVQWRRLPWFVVAYVLWATLSLLWSAWVSSTALTLLLLYITTIQALFIGSVLTWREVVRALASALKWALGLSLVFELWVSVFVGAPILPGFVVEKADDPIEYWSRNNLFDWGERIQGIMGSANLLGPVALLATVVFAIRYAAGAPRRTLLAGWIALSAFLFFRASSATAYVAAVGVAIVLVTVLLMRRARRPGERTKYYVGYAVIALGGAVTLWLLRGEIFTALGRSSDLTGRESIWAAVLERAAQRPVVGWGYATPWVPWDPAFDGWIIDHDQTVMQAHNMWVDVFLQLGIIGLVIMGLTYLAATWRSWFFAVDRPRWDLREDRPYSPLSLLPTLTIAILLVQGLAESSPLLGWGWLLLVLFGYKIKQSPHVGVGPAEQSVAIERGELTKQVP
- a CDS encoding glycosyltransferase family 2 protein; amino-acid sequence: MPPRVHAILVARPDGRTPAAFHLRRTLAALADQTRPVDVLTIVLCGDDARVAEVAAASGAESVVNAPAATGFAAAINLVAPRLDGDAVWLLAQDTAPEPDALSRLTGSLELSPSVAFVAPKLVRWDDRTEIVSLGLSMTRFGRTAPLADGELDQGQHDAREDVLGADVRGILARSDAWRDLGGLDPALIGADEGLDLGVRARLSDARVTLVPTAIVAVAGDGVASLPTPLTAQRRRRRAYATRTAQLHRRLVYAPAFTVPLHWLSILPLAVWRSIGQLVRKEPGLIGPEWAASVVALVRIGAVARARRRISRTRRAGWAQLAPLRTSWSAIRHSLDDEPDEAPGGYRRSDLRFFSGGGAWLVLGALAASVAAFPALLAWPVLGGGALQPLRATVSQLWADAAYGQRALGIDTIGPADPFAAVVAVLGSLSPWEPSRAIVLLWVLALPLAALGGWFAATRVTERSGLRLTGGIVWALAPTLLAALTQGRPAAVIAHLLLPWLFYAGAVAHRSWSAAGAASLLLVAVIAAAPSLAPALVVLWAGAIVLAVVLRAGAGLARLVWCVIPAVVFAVPLVWHAVSSRDVWGLIADPGVPWLGPQVAADSAGRALLAAGIPTPDLAGWSVILPEGPTWWVPLLSAPLALLALVAPLTQRWAAGIAMLVVAALGLATAFAAVGVWVLFAQSTAVPLWPGTGLSLAWLGVLGGALVALDAGLAPRLRFARILAAAGVCVCIVVLAAPALTSMARGVILITNGPDSSLPAYVAAEGRDSEVGTIVLTPQDSGGVSSQVVWGGSETLGGQSTIISTATHPTPQDVELANMTADLVSGSADDVVAELADDGIRFVLLAPAAPPESDAARAMRLAGSTALDQRDTLDAVGDTAKGSLWRVTTDVSDRPAVAADVANIARSIALADVLVVGIALLLALPTSASRRAARRTPRIVGPHWREGR
- a CDS encoding glycosyltransferase yields the protein MTHILQNAVFPTDRDPDLLPLYVDPEIWSVIDDEAVRVSSRAHIGNILGRTSARILAGRRVSFGTYFNAFPAAYWQHWTPVRQVTLTVRTVGPATILLYRSNGSGVRQRIETREVDGAVSSSFALTLDQYSDGGFIWFDIVADEKNAVFEGAEWTTEHEPGRPGKASIGITTYNKPDYCIETLASLAEATDVLELVDRIFLIDQGDRRVDAEPEFPEVAASLGDTLHVITQPNLGGSGGFARAMTETLARPDSEFVQLLDDDVRIEPESVRRSIVFGQYASVPTIVGAHMFDLLDRPKLHAWAEVVDEEPFMWRALYQEKLPHDFSVANLRQSPMLHMRLDADYNGWWMCLIPLAVIREVGLALPAFIKWDDAEFCLRAGEAGFPTVSVPGVALWHVSWVGKDDTIDWQAYFHARNRIVAGLLHSNAPGGGTLMRHSRRVDLKHLMMMQYYPVALRHRALHDILSGPAHMRENLATAMPWARSLAAKFPETVVQKDSGVPLRSRRGRAVFKRLSVHELDNPSGMRLRWFTVTTLVSHWFHTPRPENVAQPEVEFGKSDAHWWRVPVYDSALVSAADGSGKNVYTRDRAQFRRMLVESVRLHRRLRREWPKLAARYRSAAPELTSLSQWQRTFEESS
- a CDS encoding WhiB family transcriptional regulator translates to MTASQYRSGVPDNWFVDPVNLGVPGVRRPLEVEDGNPLSWQTDALCSQTDPEAFFPEKGGSTRDAKRICSSCDVRGECLEYALQNDERFGIWGGLSERERRKLKRHAS